The Metopolophium dirhodum isolate CAU chromosome 4, ASM1992520v1, whole genome shotgun sequence DNA window TACCGAATCTTTTTTTCCCTTTTCATCAGATCCACTGTGAGATGAGCAAGATgacgatttatttttttctgatttctaaataaatattaaataaatattaaaatatcaatgttaggtatgttttttaaactattttttttctaaaatcatctcaaaaaatgtagtattttcaataattattattatataatactacctatataaaattatattattttagcttaTAAATCAATACCGACAAACTGCATAAAACGAGTATAGTAAATAGTTTGAAAttagtcgaaatatttttaaaataaatggaaaattataatattataatgatggtgAAAAATGTCTTgccctaataatttattatcttaccGAATCCTTTTTCCCCTCTTCGTCAGATTCGCTGTCTGATGAACAAGatgaagatttatttttttctgatttctaaataaatcaaaattcaatatttaaatgttaataaatgtatactgtataatagattttgaaaaatatttaccccAACTTCACGATTttctacattattttttgaatcgGAGCACATGCTTTTCTTACCctaaatatgtattacataataaactaagataaatatatatttatatgttgaaaaaaaaacagggGAAAGCTGTATAGTAAATTGCttttgattgttttttaatcactaagtagataactattaaaatggatgtgttaaatataaataaattcaatgataaataatactattatttttaatagatacctaccaaaaattattctaaattaaaacgATGTGTCAGAGTATAGActgaattaaataggtatttaataatatatttttataactatagtgattttttcaattagttatatgGTACAAATAGGTTGAACTATTTTTTCCAATAAATatctcaaatattatatttttggttattataatatgatataatatttatgtattttaacttCTTAGTCAAAACCAACATACTTTGGATTATATTGTGAATAGGTTcgtgtaaaaaaatatcttgaaattataaaaacattacaatagtgaacataataaaataagttaaatattttatttatatgatgaAAAAAATGGAGGCATTTTGTACATTATGATGATTTTGAGCGTTTTTCACCAGTAGATCACTATtataatgaatgtgttaaatataaatttaatgataaaaaattaataatattttactaatattttagtaaaaatattctgAATGGTGACGGCGCGGCAGCgtctaattcaaaaaaatattgtataaaatgttaatatattttatattattataatatttctttcaatttttaataagtcATCTAGTTATAAGTCGACTGTTGTCCCAAAAacatcacaaatattatattcttaattattataatattaatgtatcatattatactattttatgtaataacttataagacaCCCAATACCGACATACTGCATAATATCATGTGTAataaattgcttaaaattagtcaaattatttttaaagtgtataaaaattaacattaaagtAATAATGGTGAACATGTTCAAGTCCGAATATTTATCTTACAGAATCCATATTTTCCGCTTCTTCAGATTCACTTTGTGATGAGTAATATGAAGATCCCTTTTTTTCTGAATTctgaataaatacaaaattaatattaaaacattgatgctatgttttttttaaactaactttTCCTAAACACATCTCCAATACTTTATtctttataatgattattgttacaatactGTAAAATGTCGtattattttaacctataaATCAAAACCCACATATTgcgtattcaaaatattttggaagtgcgaataaaattaaattttaataataatataatggtgaaAGTTTTATcctacagaatttttttttaccctttCATTTGTTTCGCTTTGTGATGAGCTAGATGAAGATTCCATCATTTCTGTTTcctaaataaacacaaaataaatattaaaaatgaataggcACCTTTTATGAATatacactacataatattatatggtgaaAATATTTACCCCAACTTCGCGATTTTCTAAATTTGTTTGTGAATCAGAGcacgtacattttttattctaaatatacattacaatattacataataaaataagaaaaagttgtttttgtaatttaaaaaaaaaaataggttataataaaatattattttttaatgcatcaaaaaaatcattgtttttttcATGCAAATAATCCTTACGTACTcagcaaaaacaaaaatatataagctaAAACTTTTACTAATAATGttctgacatattatataataatataatatatggtaatgTTATGTACTTACAGAAACACATCGTTTAACTAACGATGGTACAGAATCTGAATTAACGGCTTGATCAACAGGATTTACTTCAGGTATTTGTGGGATCGTCATATGTTTTATTGTACTATCTCGTTTCATTAAATTCCTTCGATTTATTAGATTTGTAGCTAAACGATCTGGTGACATTATTATATCACTTCTTCTTGCTAAATTTGGATAAATACCATCACCTCCAGACAAGTCTAGTCCACTTGCAACAGGATTTACTTCAGGTATTTGTGGGATCGTCATATGTTTTATTGTACTATCTCGTTTCATTAAATTCCTTCGATTTATTAGATTTGTAGCTAAACGATCTGGTGACATTATTATATCACTTCTTCTTGCTAAATTTGGATAAATACCATCACCTCCAGACAAGTCTAGTCCACTTGCAACAGGATTTACTTCAGGTATTTGTGGGATCGTCATATGTTTTATTGTACTATCTCGTTTCATTAAATTCCTTCGATTCATTAGATTTGTAGCTAAACGATCTGGTGACATTATATCACTTCTTCTTGCTAAATTTGGATAAATACCATCACCTCCAGACAAGTCTAGTCCACTTGCAACAGGATTTACTTCAGGTATTTGTGGGATCGTCATATGTTTTATTGTACTATCTCGTTTCATTAAATTCCTTCGATTTATTAGATTTGTAGCTAAACGATCTGGTGACATTATATCACTTCTTCTTGCTAAATTTGGATAAATACCATCACCTCCAGACAAGTCTAGTCCACTTGCAACAGGATTTACTTCAGGTATTTGTGGGATCGTCATATGTTTTATTGTACTATCTCGTTTCATTAAATTCCTTCGATTCATTAGATTTGTAGCTAAACGATCTGGTGACATTATTATATCACTTCTTCTTGCTAAATTTGGATAAATACCATCACCTCCAGACAAGTCTAGTCCACTTGCAACAGGATTTACTTCAGGTATTTGTGGGATCGTCATATGTTTTATTGTACTATCTCGTTTCATTAAATTCCTTCGATTTATTAGATTTGTAGCTAAACGATCTGGTGACATTATATCACTTCTTCTTGCTAAATTTGGATAAATACCATCACCTCCAGACAAGTCTAGTCCACTTGCAACAGGATTTACTTCAGGTATTTGTGGGATCGTCATATGTTTTATTGTACTATCTCGTTTCATTAAATTCCTTCGATTCATTAGATTTGTAGCTAAACGATCTGGTGACATTATTATATCACTTCTTCTTGCTAAATTTGGATAAATACCATCACCTCCAGACAAGTCTAGTCCACTTGCAACAGGATTCACTTCAGGTATTTGTGGGATCGTCATATGTTTTATTGTACTATCTCGTTTCATTAAATTCCTTCGATTTATTAGATTTGTAGCTAAACGATCTGGTGACATTATATCACTTCTTCTTGCTAAATTTGGATAAATACCATCACCTCCAGACAAGTCTAGTCCACTTGCAACAGGATTTACTTCAGGTATTTGTGGGATCGTCATATGTTTTATTGTACTATCTCGTTTCATTAAATTCCTTCGATTCATTAGATTTGTAGCTAAACGATCTGGTGACATTATTATATCACTTCTTCTTGCTAAATTTGGATAAATACCATCACCTCCAGACAAGTCTAGTCCACTTGCAACAGGATTCACTTCAGGTATTTGTGGGATCGTCATATGTTTTATTGTACTATCTCGTTTCATTAAATTCCTTCGATTTATTAGATTTGTAGCTAAACGATCTGGTGACATTATATCACTTCTTCTTGCTAAATTCGGATAAATACCATCACCTCTAGACAAGTCTAGTCCACATGCAACCTACAcagaattacaatttaaatattaataagtcgTTGGATATAAATTATCACTGTCATATCACTATTTGTctatttataactattgtaatGTACGGTGTATAAGTTCATTGAGATAATTAAAGATCAATATgctgttataaataaatttaaaacgttttattgaaaaatatgaataattgtgAAAACATTCATGAAGTCACTATGTTGATATccaactacaaattaatatattgtttcgaGATTTGATTTAATGATAGAGatataatcatttatctaaGACATCAGTATATCAAAgcctaatattttaatgtattgttttataaatatcattaactaATGTACAAATAATGacgtatacctaaataaataataaattaggtaatacatataaacatatgcaatagcaaattttatattaatattatgatatctgataatataatattatttaagtgtaaataattataatgatatttaatattagctcaaataaaaattttatgaatgctattacttattgtttttttttctgtaaagaATGAAAATGAAACGATTGTCTAACTCAGCATAATACAGTCTGTATCTACTATTAtagtctaatattataatataaaaatcaatatgacataatttaatgaacgaacataattttcttaataaaatagaaatcgGTATTTGCCTTTTGCTGAATATCCGCaactaattttttcatttttttattttttttttttttttttgtggccttttattactttatattacatattaacttTGCATTTATCATGACGATAAGTATCTTTAGTATCATGGAGCGTTTTATTCTTTGATGCGTTACCTATGCTGAATTACTATCAACATTTTTGCAAGTGCTTTTGAATTTAGCCGTCCGGTAAATATAATTTGGCTGACAGATATGATAACTCCGCAAGTTTCAGACAATGAAATCTAAAGTTCTTGGGTTTACATAAGAAAGTTGTTTTGAGATGCACAGGATGTTTATTAAACCTTAAAGGATATAGCTGTAGAACTGTATCCTTTTTTCCTCTATTTCGTCCATTACGGCCGGTTTgtgcatttcattttttattttatttcagttagaaattttattttatttctaattttctaCCGGAAATTTGCTATAATCGGCTTTTTGTAATCTTCCAAAAATATTAGCATTCATTGTGCTATAAATTACAACCAGATAAGTACCGACCACAAACTAATGAGTATTTTTTTCACATGATAATTTGAGCTTATTACTCTTCCGTGTCTTAGCCAGTGGTGAGTGGGATATGcctaactaattaaaaatatcatcccTTGACTTTGCTATAGTAATAAACAAAGTCTTCCGATTTTGATCGATATTCATGTGGATTTTAGTTGAAtgcaatttgatttaaaatatagctGTTAAAATTTCGATTAGCTCAAATAATCAGTAAGTGGTATGTAAATATTGATTCaccgttaaatatttaataattattaaacaattactCAATGTGataacaaataatagatataatgtaggtatttagCATAACGTAATAATTCCATCGTGTTTAATCAATATCGCATcatacatacattcatacaGTACCAGCTATCGCACaactattttcaaattcttgttattttttgtaaaattagtttgtattaaaataattttaacacacatttttttactcTGCATGACACATTGTCATGCGTAACATGACGAATTACAATTATACGAACCCTTTTCACCCTACATATAACCACAACTACAGTCATTGCTTAATGTGCGACGCAAACTTGAATACTAGCAAAAACtttggaaataatattgtttaatttaaatcgtATTACTTTGTGatgtaattgttttatataaaatatctaacgCAAAATAGTTTTCTATAAAGAAGGGTTTGAATTTGACTTACAATTGGCTTCTCGTGTACACATcggtgataaaaatattaataaatatatttatctatggATTGCTGAAATTAAAGTAGTACCTACAGTTCAGGAATCTTTTTTTCAAGGTTAATGTAAGCCTATACAGAAttcatagaaaaattatttgggcgaaaaatattatgaatttgaaatGTCAAAAGTTTgagtgtacaaaaaaaaatgtatgcattgcagtaatttttatattcttcgaaaattatttattattttgatttatatttcatccctcaattttatacaataccgtgaaatgtattgtattaatattgtattctatcaaataataaaattataatattgtctcataatatttcaatttcacGGAgtcatatttcattaaaaatgtatagaagtaaatgtttatttaaattctagttattaatttcatatttttaaaatgcaatacgATGCAAAACAATGAACTTTCAGACAtacttaaaaactttaaatctaTCACATtcgaaatcaaatatttttttaaattataattcttaacgtctatttcatatttcttatgtttttatttttttttcaattgttactTGATGAACGATATTTTTGATGTATTAATGATTCATTAACCGTGGACTAATCTTGCGGGTAAGGCTTAAagtagttattattgttttaattatttgacaATTCAAGATtttcacacatttttatttgaatgttatcttaaaagaaataataatcattaaaatagtagggaactccaaaatattatttcatcctttattttctgtataaacattatttcagtgaaaaaaaattaaaacttgtaaaacgtagaaaaacaaatcaattaGATACGCAAAAAATAAAcctaccaaattattttgatccTGAAAGTGTGCTCCTAGATTCatctgattttttttcattttatcaaactgaatatttaaattatgataataatctaATGAGTAGATTATATCATGCAactacaacacaatattatgtgagTTTGATTTTTACATTGACGATAGTTGTGAaagttttaatgatatataatatatatttaatagtattattcaaaatattattaaattgaatgtttgatggttatttttaaattatgagtaatatgaaaaatgtgtacatattggtttttagatacatttttattatattttagaactaCTTTTCGTGTTGAAAAAGTACGTAGATACCTActccataaaaattatttatagaacctacctggctacctacctttaaaaatcaaaaacaaagcctagataataattaattttttgaacaattattgattattcctgtataatattttcttttaaacatGGGTATAATCAAAAACTACTGACACTAACTGACTGAGGCTATCAAGTATACTGATGATAGTCTTATCAATGTTTTTCCTGtcctactttttaatattactatggttttcacaaaaattaaaaaagtataggtacttataatataattatttgaagagtctttatttttatttaattataatttaaatatttaatcatatattatgtactatatctAAAATACCTCTATAATcctaaaaaataacttttttatataaaaacgaaCGAAATATACAATTGGTACCTACATTTGAaaacacttattatattatttttacgagtTATCTGACTTCGCGAAAAATAAcaagtttcaaaataaataaagcaTTTTAAAGTTCTGTgcaatgttttgaattttaaataagacttcatcgtcgtaaattttaaatttaatatgagtATGCCATTttgcttaatttatttttcataacttaaataaaaaatgtaattcgtatttttattatttaattgcatttaaatttcattattaattattcattaactatacaatatttatattatgtgcttatatattttaaataatataagtaggtacatttattatttatagaaaataataatgtgtcaatatttttctagaatatacttaaaaataaaatacaaattccaaaaataattttaaattgcagagtttaggttaggttaggtgtaagttcaatatttatcataacaatacaatattacaaatcaGTAGATTTCAAACTTTATacctatttagatatttataaaataatgggtACCTATTTTGAATGTTATTGATATACCTAACTACTACTAAAATTAACTGCAGTTATTTTACTGAAAACcgttacttataataatatatttaactacaataagctgttaataaattatatatgactTTACTTACGGTAAAACCGATTgccaaaaccaaaaaaactgCACTCAAACTCATTGTGTATAATTGTGGtcggatttaaatttaatataatttatcaacatataatataacaccacTGTAGCTTGACCACCAAGTGTCGAATCATGTGATGTCCATGGGTTTATATACATGAAAACAATTAGCTGCAGgtgatattaaacaaattattttgttttgtttaattaagcaagttttatttgttttgttaattttcaTCACACTTGACTAATATTTTTCAGTGTAAATACAACTAAAACCTGAGTACACGTCAaattcgtaattattatttttatatacgtcatataaaGTGTGTGCCCTTACTGTCtatgacatattttttatacgaatagataaaaatgtaattattgtgaattatgtgtaatacattttgttttattttatatgattaatgtaaaaaaaaataattaaaaatagattaaaaataataataaaatcggtaaaacattaaaataatgcttttttcaaatttgtattcattctagttaaacaaaaaatatattaattaagtattaaagtactttatggtacctacctattaattggaaattattttaaatctgtattcaaacatacaataaattattaatttacttcattattttgtttaatataatgaagcctattattattaatattataaagtcaaAAAATGTATGGAATTGCGCTTTTGGTCTGCTGAAGGTTGAACGAAATATTTAAACTTCACCTAAAGGCTAAATTTTAGActctaaaatatgtatgaagGTTATAACTACTATAGTGTACGGTTTaataacagtaggtacctaataactatCTGTCTGATAACCATATAATACTATTAGGTAT harbors:
- the LOC132942519 gene encoding homeobox protein 2-like isoform X35 gives rise to the protein MSLSAVFLVLAIGFTVACGLDLSRGDGIYPNLARRSDIMSPDRLATNLINRRNLMKRDSTIKHMTIPQIPEVNPVASGLDLSGGDGIYPNLARRSDIIMSPDRLATNLMNRRNLMKRDSTIKHMTIPQIPEVNPVASGLDLSGGDGIYPNLARRSDIMSPDRLATNLINRRNLMKRDSTIKHMTIPQIPEVNPVASGLDLSGGDGIYPNLARRSDIIMSPDRLATNLMNRRNLMKRDSTIKHMTIPQIPEVNPVASGLDLSGGDGIYPNLARRSDIMSPDRLATNLINRRNLMKRDSTIKHMTIPQIPEVNPVASGLDLSGGDGIYPNLARRSDIIMSPDRLATNLMNRRNLMKRDSTIKHMTIPQIPEVNPVASGLDLSGGDGIYPNLARRSDIMSPDRLATNLINRRNLMKRDSTIKHMTIPQIPEVNPVASGLDLSGGDGIYPNLARRSDIMSPDRLATNLMNRRNLMKRDSTIKHMTIPQIPEVNPVASGLDLSGGDGIYPNLARRSDIIMSPDRLATNLINRRNLMKRDSTIKHMTIPQIPEVNPVASGLDLSGGDGIYPNLARRSDIIMSPDRLATNLINRRNLMKRDSTIKHMTIPQIPEVNPVDQAVNSDSVPSLVKRCVSNKKCTCSDSQTNLENREVGETEMMESSSSSSQSETNERNSEKKGSSYYSSQSESEEAENMDSGKKSMCSDSKNNVENREVGKSEKNKSSSCSSDSESDEEGKKDSKSEKNKSSSCSSHSGSDEKGKKDSKSEKKKSSSRSLDNESNEKGKKDSKSEKNKSCSCSSDNGSDENGKKDSKSEKKKSSSRSLDNESDEKGKKDSKSEKKKSSSCSSDNGSDEKGKKDSKSEKNKSCSCSSDNGSDENGKKDSKSEKKKSSSRSLDNESDEKGKKDSKSEKKKSSSCSSDNGSDEKGKKDSKSEKNKSCSCSSDNGSDENGKKDSKSEKKKSSSRSLDNESDEKGKKDSKSEKKKSSSCSSDNGSDEKGKKDSKSEKKKSSSRSLDNESDEKGKKDSKSEKKKSSSCSSDNGSNEKGKKDSKSEKKKSSSCSSDSESDEKGKKNSKSDKKKSSSCSSENGSDGKGKNDSGKKCMSSDSKTNVENREVGKQEKNKSSSCSSHSGSEKTGKQDSRSNSEEEEEEENGQMKGNTRTYSESNTEEENRAIMKNENKKSSSTSSRNENGKCGTNGSSVGRSYSDEENREMMNNQQNNYSETDTDEQDNELMLNEKNKSSSSLSHSGSGQNGKNKSDRKNNKSSSSMTRYGSGNEEINNSINRKDDTSSSSSRCGCGKNAVNQSGLEYSSSESEADEEMTESMKKQQNESSLTSSSGYQRSIAESNSARGESNKMMKKEKSLASLPYSQGGENAMEKANMEQSKSSSTRISEGKKEMNTATQKSESNQIERNLNYSKNDSEEEEEDYSKCDCQ
- the LOC132942519 gene encoding homeobox protein 2-like isoform X6, which encodes MSLSAVFLVLAIGFTVACGLDLSRGDGIYPNLARRSDIMSPDRLATNLINRRNLMKRDSTIKHMTIPQIPEVNPVASGLDLSGGDGIYPNLARRSDIIMSPDRLATNLMNRRNLMKRDSTIKHMTIPQIPEVNPVASGLDLSGGDGIYPNLARRSDIMSPDRLATNLINRRNLMKRDSTIKHMTIPQIPEVNPVASGLDLSGGDGIYPNLARRSDIIMSPDRLATNLMNRRNLMKRDSTIKHMTIPQIPEVNPVASGLDLSGGDGIYPNLARRSDIMSPDRLATNLINRRNLMKRDSTIKHMTIPQIPEVNPVASGLDLSGGDGIYPNLARRSDIIMSPDRLATNLMNRRNLMKRDSTIKHMTIPQIPEVNPVASGLDLSGGDGIYPNLARRSDIMSPDRLATNLINRRNLMKRDSTIKHMTIPQIPEVNPVASGLDLSGGDGIYPNLARRSDIMSPDRLATNLMNRRNLMKRDSTIKHMTIPQIPEVNPVASGLDLSGGDGIYPNLARRSDIIMSPDRLATNLINRRNLMKRDSTIKHMTIPQIPEVNPVASGLDLSGGDGIYPNLARRSDIIMSPDRLATNLINRRNLMKRDSTIKHMTIPQIPEVNPVDQAVNSDSVPSLVKRCVSNKKCTCSDSQTNLENREVGETEMMESSSSSSQSETNERNSEKKGSSYYSSQSESEEAENMDSGKKSMCSDSKNNVENREVGKSEKNKSSSCSSDSESDEEGKKDSKSEKNKSSSCSSHSGSDEKGKKDSKSEKKKSSSRSLDNESNEKGKKDSKSEKNKSCSCSSDNGSDENGKKDSKSEKKKSSSRSLDNESDEKGKKDSKSEKKKSSSCSSDNGSDEKGKKDSKSEKNKSCSCSSDNGSDENGKKDSKSEKKKSSSRSLDNESDEKGKKDSKSEKKKSSSCSSDNGSDEKGKKDSKSEKNKSCSCSSDNGSDENGKKDSKSEKKKSSSRSLDNESDEKGKKDSKSEKNKSCSCSSDNGSDENGKKDSKSEKKKSSSRSLDNESDEKGKKDSKSEKKKSSSCSSDNGSDEKGKKDSKSEKKKSSSCSSDNGSDEKGKKDSNSEKKKSSSCSSDSGSVEKGKKDSKSEKKKSSSCSSDNGSNEKGKKDSKSEKKKSSSCSSDSESDEKGKKNSKSDKKKSSSCSSENGSDGKGKNDSGKKCMSSDSKTNVENREVGKQEKNKSSSCSSHSGSEKTGKQDSRSNSEEEEEEENGQMKGNTRTYSESNTEEENRAIMKNENKKSSSTSSRNENGKCGTNGSSVGRSYSDEENREMMNNQQNNYSETDTDEQDNELMLNEKNKSSSSLSHSGSGQNGKNKSDRKNNKSSSSMTRYGSGNEEINNSINRKDDTSSSSSRCGCGKNAVNQSGLEYSSSESEADEEMTESMKKQQNESSLTSSSGYQRSIAESNSARGESNKMMKKEKSLASLPYSQGGENAMEKANMEQSKSSSTRISEGKKEMNTATQKSESNQIERNLNYSKNDSEEEEEDYSKCDCQ
- the LOC132942519 gene encoding dentin sialophosphoprotein-like isoform X40; protein product: MSLSAVFLVLAIGFTVACGLDLSRGDGIYPNLARRSDIMSPDRLATNLINRRNLMKRDSTIKHMTIPQIPEVNPVASGLDLSGGDGIYPNLARRSDIIMSPDRLATNLMNRRNLMKRDSTIKHMTIPQIPEVNPVASGLDLSGGDGIYPNLARRSDIMSPDRLATNLINRRNLMKRDSTIKHMTIPQIPEVNPVASGLDLSGGDGIYPNLARRSDIIMSPDRLATNLMNRRNLMKRDSTIKHMTIPQIPEVNPVASGLDLSGGDGIYPNLARRSDIMSPDRLATNLINRRNLMKRDSTIKHMTIPQIPEVNPVASGLDLSGGDGIYPNLARRSDIIMSPDRLATNLMNRRNLMKRDSTIKHMTIPQIPEVNPVASGLDLSGGDGIYPNLARRSDIMSPDRLATNLINRRNLMKRDSTIKHMTIPQIPEVNPVASGLDLSGGDGIYPNLARRSDIMSPDRLATNLMNRRNLMKRDSTIKHMTIPQIPEVNPVASGLDLSGGDGIYPNLARRSDIIMSPDRLATNLINRRNLMKRDSTIKHMTIPQIPEVNPVASGLDLSGGDGIYPNLARRSDIIMSPDRLATNLINRRNLMKRDSTIKHMTIPQIPEVNPVDQAVNSDSVPSLVKRCVSNKKCTCSDSQTNLENREVGETEMMESSSSSSQSETNERNSEKKGSSYYSSQSESEEAENMDSGKKSMCSDSKNNVENREVGKSEKNKSSSCSSDSESDEEGKKDSKSEKNKSSSCSSHSGSDEKGKKDSKSEKKKSSSRSLDNESNEKGKKDSKSEKNKSCSCSSDNGSDENGKKDSKSEKKKSSSRSLDNESDEKGKKDSKSEKKKSSSCSSDNGSDEKGKKDSKSEKNKSCSCSSDNGSDENGKKDSKSEKKKSSSRSLDNESDEKGKKDSKSEKKKSSSCSSDNGSDEKGKKDSKSEKNKSCSCSSDNGSDENGKKDSKSEKKKSSSRSLDNESDEKGKKDSKSEKKKSSSCSSDNGSDEKGKKDSKSEKNKSCSCSSDNGSDENGKKDSKSEKKKSSSCSSDNGSDEKGKKDSGKKCMSSDSKTNVENREVGKQEKNKSSSCSSHSGSEKTGKQDSRSNSEEEEEEENGQMKGNTRTYSESNTEEENRAIMKNENKKSSSTSSRNENGKCGTNGSSVGRSYSDEENREMMNNQQNNYSETDTDEQDNELMLNEKNKSSSSLSHSGSGQNGKNKSDRKNNKSSSSMTRYGSGNEEINNSINRKDDTSSSSSRCGCGKNAVNQSGLEYSSSESEADEEMTESMKKQQNESSLTSSSGYQRSIAESNSARGESNKMMKKEKSLASLPYSQGGENAMEKANMEQSKSSSTRISEGKKEMNTATQKSESNQIERNLNYSKNDSEEEEEDYSKCDCQ
- the LOC132942519 gene encoding homeobox protein 2-like isoform X15 gives rise to the protein MSLSAVFLVLAIGFTVACGLDLSRGDGIYPNLARRSDIMSPDRLATNLINRRNLMKRDSTIKHMTIPQIPEVNPVASGLDLSGGDGIYPNLARRSDIIMSPDRLATNLMNRRNLMKRDSTIKHMTIPQIPEVNPVASGLDLSGGDGIYPNLARRSDIMSPDRLATNLINRRNLMKRDSTIKHMTIPQIPEVNPVASGLDLSGGDGIYPNLARRSDIIMSPDRLATNLMNRRNLMKRDSTIKHMTIPQIPEVNPVASGLDLSGGDGIYPNLARRSDIMSPDRLATNLINRRNLMKRDSTIKHMTIPQIPEVNPVASGLDLSGGDGIYPNLARRSDIIMSPDRLATNLMNRRNLMKRDSTIKHMTIPQIPEVNPVASGLDLSGGDGIYPNLARRSDIMSPDRLATNLINRRNLMKRDSTIKHMTIPQIPEVNPVASGLDLSGGDGIYPNLARRSDIMSPDRLATNLMNRRNLMKRDSTIKHMTIPQIPEVNPVASGLDLSGGDGIYPNLARRSDIIMSPDRLATNLINRRNLMKRDSTIKHMTIPQIPEVNPVASGLDLSGGDGIYPNLARRSDIIMSPDRLATNLINRRNLMKRDSTIKHMTIPQIPEVNPVDQAVNSDSVPSLVKRCVSNKKCTCSDSQTNLENREVGETEMMESSSSSSQSETNERNSEKKGSSYYSSQSESEEAENMDSGKKSMCSDSKNNVENREVGKSEKNKSSSCSSDSESDEEGKKDSKSEKNKSSSCSSHSGSDEKGKKDSKSEKKKSSSRSLDNESNEKGKKDSKSEKNKSCSCSSDNGSDENGKKDSKSEKKKSSSRSLDNESDEKGKKDSKSEKKKSSSCSSDNGSDEKGKKDSKSEKNKSCSCSSDNGSDENGKKDSKSEKKKSSSRSLDNESDEKGKKDSKSEKKKSSSCSSDNGSDEKGKKDSKSEKNKSCSCSSDNGSDENGKKDSKSEKKKSSSRSLDNESDEKGKKDSKSEKKKSSSCSSDNGSDEKGKKDSKSEKKKSSSRSLDNESDEKGKKDSKSEKKKSSSCSSDNGSDEKGKKDSKSEKKKSSSCSSDNGSDEKGKKDSNSEKKKSSSCSSDSGSVEKGKKDSKSEKKKSSSCSSDNGSNEKGKKDSKSEKKKSSSCSSDSESDEKGKKNSKSDKKKSSSCSSENGSDGKGKNDSGKKCMSSDSKTNVENREVGKQEKNKSSSCSSHSGSEKTGKQDSRSNSEEEEEEENGQMKGNTRTYSESNTEEENRAIMKNENKKSSSTSSRNENGKCGTNGSSVGRSYSDEENREMMNNQQNNYSETDTDEQDNELMLNEKNKSSSSLSHSGSGQNGKNKSDRKNNKSSSSMTRYGSGNEEINNSINRKDDTSSSSSRCGCGKNAVNQSGLEYSSSESEADEEMTESMKKQQNESSLTSSSGYQRSIAESNSARGESNKMMKKEKSLASLPYSQGGENAMEKANMEQSKSSSTRISEGKKEMNTATQKSESNQIERNLNYSKNDSEEEEEDYSKCDCQ